A window of Nicotiana sylvestris chromosome 8, ASM39365v2, whole genome shotgun sequence genomic DNA:
aaagcggttaaaagttaaaatttacacataggttcataattgtttaaaatcagataattaagctgaatataacaggtgagtgaccgtgctagaaccacagaactcgggaatgcctaacaccttctcccgggttaacagaattccttacccggatttctggttcgcggactgtaatacggAGTCAAtcgtttcctcgattcgggatttgaaccggtgacttgggacaccataaaattatcccaagtggcgaatctgaatttaataaataaataatctcgtttctattgtcactttaagtcggaaaaaactccccttatacctcttccgggggtgtaagtaaaaaaaggaggtgtgacagctctggcgactctgctggggatcaaacccAAAATCTctagtttagggttcaagaattcgagtttagatgaattgttatagttggatttatccattatttgattttgttacatgatttagGCCTAATGTGCTagttgattgcttttaccgctttgatattccgtgagttgtatataaactgttgtgaaatccctcctctctctgagtcttctaaatcataaagaagtgtgcacttcgtgtgacttcttttctgttagagtcatatcccaaatttagaacgaggttcggacaagttgcaaagtcggtgaagcttctgtattcccggtacgctgcccccctcctcggctcgagctgtccgctcgggtaagccaggtctagaacaataaacccaggttttcaaacctagtataacatagcctcatgccggatccctagtaggagcgcttgcttgcatcatgtgcatttcgACTTTGGGGACCCAACACAGGGGtagggtccgtctaggacaggtgcacccaaaataacagaccatcttgatgcatcctatgtgctacatgttgcatttattcaagggtaaaagggtcatttggcggaccaatgatagttgagggcaaatgaaaaatgaaaaagaaaaaaagaaaaaaaagaaaagaaaaagagagagtgaAGTGTGGAGATAACGTGTTGGCCCAATTATGTTGTtaaaaaaaaagagcttgaaaattcagaaaaaaaagattttgcactttttcatcattttccgaaaatcagaaattcaaaaaaaaaagagaaaaagaaaatcttaAAAGATTTttcatgtttcatcatttttcaagaaaaagcaaaaaaaatatgttttctctaaattagttattttttttattctcgcccgtatccaatcggcccgaactacgcatacctgattctttttttttggggcgtgatacgtaggcaacccacatagggtccggtcttttTAGTAAATCTTAGTTTCTTGGCTTTacggggtcatagccaaattttgcacttatagccaccttttggccaaataagccattatGCAAAAATAgcttcaatcatgtcttgcatgttttCAACAAGAAGGGTTATTGTCTCGCATAGCGCTCTAGGTCTTTATCCTATTTGATTTGAATTTTCTCATACAGGCGTGGATTTACTTATCGGAGTTTGAGCAGGACAGAGCCCCAGGATATCTAatcaggatcgctcattcaggaatggattaaaagaagattttcttttctttttatgttttgagtctgttattttattttatgtcgtcttttatcttttagttttatatagtaatgtcgagttttagtattattattgtactttctattttgcaTTTGAAAGGGTATGTAAtgaatcaaaaatcccaaaaaaaaaaattgtgtttCATATTTCCGTTAGGAATCTTCTTTAGAATGCTAATTGTAGGAATGCAAAAAAAAGTATTTTGGAggtggtttttcctttaggcaattaatatctaggacttaaataaaaattatttttatatttcctttactatattaggaccaaaattcaaaaaataaaattccttttAGTACCTTTTAAAAGTTTTCCTTAAGGCATTaatctcaaaaatccaaaaaagattttgTTTTGAGGTtcttaatgaaaaatgaaaacaatattcttttattttcctaagaactttaggatattgtacatacaagaaaaaaagaatcaaaaagtatttttttttctcttaaaacATGTTGTTTCATCCTTTTTGCTTGTTTCAAAATCCTGCATCAGGATATCAAAtggaaattcaaaatatttttctgtgattTATTATTTCgatcttcttcctaaaaaaaagaatcaaaaaagtaTTTATTTTCTCTTCTAGggattttccttaataatttcccatagagtgtttatttcaagaaagaaaaaaaaaagcaaaaatatatgctcgttaagcttaagtttgcaataggttatagaacattaagtctagaaaattcaaaaaagggatttgcttcttttattcctCTTTTCTTATAAGAATAGtccttaaggtaaaaaaaaaaggagaatgttagtttgtttccTGTATTCCTGATtgtccagaactacgcaaagatctgattcatgcggcgtcttgatacgtaggcaacctaaaTAGGGtgcgatcgaatcattttttttactgttaaaagaaaagaaaaaaggaaatagggaaaaaaagagaaaaaaaaaagatgaaattgtgggacgtgagaaatgagaggaaagaaaagagtgaaattagaaaaagagaaaggaaaataaTCAAgaaagtgctagaaaagcaaagaaaagagaggattgaaatgaacaaattgggatgatgccaactgaccttcgtaccctcaaagtcattttagaaccgataactatgcctaggtgcattgcacataaaatgagattatcttatgttaaattccCTAACGCTAAtgtgatggcttcattttgttatattcatagcagaaaggtggtcggtttgtggttttaaagtggtaactcttctctgcaacataaagtcaaaaggcaatggcagacaacaacggaactgagttggttgatatcgGCGCTCGAAAGTAGTTGGCTGAACAGGACAAtgagttggttgaagaggtaaagatgttaaatcaacacatggctgacatgtatcaggcttggatgactgggaaggcaccacccccgccaccacctagcttcctagatgttgcccttacccaaactccggacacaatgctagatgatcctccatactctccaaaTCCACCCGCTTATCTCCAAGATCATAATGCCCAATATTAgtcctcagaggttgcccacaaggttccctacTCATACAAACAGGGCCCAAGGGAtgagactcattttgaaaatgaaaggttcacagaaagaaaagggaaagatagggcacccaggaggctgaaaagcatagaacaatcgttaaagaacaagcaaggaatgggagaccagggaatcatggcttacaaagaactgtctgtgtcccctgacgttcgcctgcccgtggggtttaaagtgccaaaatttaacttttatgatgggtgtggggatccggtagcccacctgaAGGTTTATTGCAATGAAATGAGAGGTGTTAGAGAGAAAGATGACttgatgatggcgtatttcagtgagagcctgactgggccAGCTTTGGACTAGCATGCTCGTCAAGatattggtaagtggcctacattgggtgacatggctcaagattttgttcggtgctttcaatacagatcaggtgttaccccagaccaCTCCTCCCTATCTAGAATGGGGCAAGAAACCgcaggaaagctttagagagtttgggctcagatggagggagcaagatgctcgagtcaataccctaattggtgaagaagaaatggttgagcttttcctataAGCCCAGGgacccacctacttcagtcatttgattccGTCCCTGTGgaaacctttcaatgatgtgttataaatggggagctagtagaagagggaatcaagtcaggcaaaatcatgagttgttcgaaaaatATTCAGAACATCCTAGTAAGCTTGGgtagaagaaagagaaacagaaaaaatgatccaatgggctttcccgatcaacacttccagcctcgacatcgtccccgtggatatccttatgcaccagatgatcctccccaattccATTTCTCTCCATAGAACTCctaaagtcgtacatcactctcccagtacccagctccacaaaattcCTATCTACCCCCATGAGTCTACCGAAATACTCTGGATCAGGTTtctggcccaatcaagcatttaagaacgagaggttgcggAAGAaaaaaaccttcactccattgggagagtcatatgccagtctgttctaGAGGCTAAGggaattggacatgttgaagccgatctagataaaaatgccaaaccctctaccaaagaagtttgatttttcccaaaggtgcgcatattgctcaaattccccggggcatgacatagagaagtgttggaatctgaagaacgcgattcaaaagcttattgatgcaggcgacattgtcgtgcaaaacccagatgcagcagacactagccaatgTCCGTCACCCGTGCATAATGAGGCGCATATGGTGgggatgatttattttgaaaataaaggTGAGAATTATTCTAGGATCCTAGGAGGTCCACGTGCTACAAAGCTTTTAGTGCTATCATAGATTGATCTTAAGGACGAGCAGGCAAAGGGAACTCAAAGGCAatctgttaagaacaatgtgatggagagttgtgaaggtcctagtattgttgatgcagaagtcagtggctaagatgttgagtttgatgattggaaagacgttcttttcttggttagccaaggaggagttttggtggtttattttgttgtcatttccgctggccgggttatttcaaggttgtaatctggatattgtcttgtgactcaaacccttatatccttttattttgcttagtttgtttagtcataatagCCCGTTTaatgttgtctaggtttgttctaggtttgtaaccccagttaagtttgtttgttttgttgtctaaactctttcaccatctgtctaatgccaTTTTCTGTTTTCTATGGTTTTTAatcattttcgtttagttctcaTTTCTTTTTATaattcttttcctgttgactctagtgacatgacacgcaCGCGTAATTCTTAgactggttttaaaagtcagtattaatcacgaagcaatgaaacaatgttgaagatgtaaggacatttgagggaaataagtaaaggcattttgagatcatttcaagcccgaattgtgtgaaactggggtaggtagaacaaaaagaaatactattgaaacgcatcctgccgcatcaggttgaagctaaaggcaagtttgccccaaattggcaggggttgTTCATCgtaatgagagtgttgtccaatggtgcttcgtagttaacagatatagaaggcaactGTGTAGATATGGTTTCCAATTCTGATGAAGTCAAAAGATATTGTGTATGATTCcattggtttgtttaattgtgtttgtttgtacttggcatgttttgaagattggaatgacgaaggcattttgttctactatctaaacactttatcctttgttacccttttgagtcttatttatttctttttcatacccctcttttggaatcagtagtaaagttcagaaacgcaagtgcaaaatgtaagtaaaggaaaaaaagagaaagaaaagaatgaaaagagaaagaaaagaatgaagagagaaagaaaagaatgaaaagaaaaagaaaaaaaagaaaaagagagaaaaaaacaacaaaaagaaaaaacaaaaagaagagaaagaaaaagaaaagaaaaatcacaacaaacaaagtaattcctatgacatgaactacgttcgacctgattccttttgaggatacgtaggcagcctcagggttcggtcccatcaaaataaaattccaaaagtccccaagcaaagaaattggggcagaagttgtggttgttttAGGAAATCTAAttttgaaagttgtaattttgaacccatttgagttgttttgagccttttgataccctttctttctaaccctatccaaaataccacattacggtccaaaggaagaccttctgatcagtcttcgagaaatgccaagtcaagcaagtggaggtgattcatatcaagggcaacactctggtccaagcaaaaaataatgaaaatgagagagtcttattggtgaaaaccctcacgggcaccgtaaggcgacaagAGCTGAGAGaggttaaaaatgagagagtcttattggtgaaaaccctcacgggcactgtaaggcgacggtaagttgagagaaagaacaaaatgagagagtctttatggtgaaaacccttcgggcactacaagtcgaataaggattgtgaatcagattggataattggAGCATTGAAGCCTAGTTTCACAGTTTAgggggtataacaggagttgaacatcagacttgctcaacataataggccatatgtgcatgtcatggtcatcagagttggtatccacatctgataggtttctactttgtagttttcttgttagggatcatctctttcctttgtcctttactctgttccttttgtcttgttcacttcctcttcttgagtctgtttggtcaaaataagtgagaaatgacttcaaaatttaccaccagcttttcaatttcacaaaataggatctggccagcacatcaaagtggcataagttaggacaGAACGacatgcgcactgagttggtaacaatcaacatgctttgggattcatgtgaaatacaaaggtttggtatatatcaattcatgaacaatgcaacagatggagggtgtagggtgaacggatcaaaggtattttccgtgataagatcgacaaagaaagtggttaaccagggacaagcaaggtcttccaagcagaaatcgaagttatcatggcaagtgaaggagcaatagacctcaaggacaaggccagtggtttaagtcaagaaagaacagcaTACACATTGAGTGGATGGTAATTgatgtgctttgggattcatgtgagacacaaaggttggtaaatgtcaatttatgagtaatgcaacagataaaagggtattgggtctgaacggagaagaggtattttctgtgataaggatgacaaagaaagtgattagtcaaggaacaagcaaggtcttcgagtggaaatcagttatcatgagaagtgaaggaacaactgccctcaaagtcaaggtcacaaaccaaccaccatattttaaactgacaagatttttctttgatttgaaacaggggcagaaaatttcggttATTCCGGATAAATCCTCCACaggggaaaggcaagcaccagacaggtttgatgtttgattttcaggacctgcctagataatgggatttaatttgaaattctcaggaccctcctggaaaatgggacttagtttaaattttaaaacaatcgcaagtagcaaaatctagcataaatgtaccccaaggaatatagGTTTGTTTCAAAGTTtgtatgtttaagataggattcaattaagagttgtcaggaccctcctggataataggacttagctttaagatttcgattagatgacaatatttagcgtaagttctggtgtagggtaatataatttagccgtaaaattgtcacttttattataatacttgatttttgattgttaggaccctcctgaataatgtgacttagctttaagatttcgattagataacaacatttagtgtaagttctggggtagggtaatataatttagccgtaaaattgtcacttttaagataatacttgattgttgattttcaggaccctcctggataatgggacttagctttaagatttctaTTAGATAACAAAAGTTAGCATAAGTTCTgatgtagggtagtataattcaaccgtaaaagttgtcacgcttaagataatacttgattttcgattgtcaggaccctcctggataatggggtgtagtttaagaccttcttagataacaatatgtagcgaaagtaatacctttaggagatataacttagatttaaaactaTCGTTTAACTAGGAGctatcaggaccctcctggataatgggatctagcttacaaattcttagtaatatttggtaatatgatttagtttacaATCACATATGTGCCCACCCACCAAACTGGgcataaaattttctttgtttttgtctatttttgttgcaatcaggcgtccacctggaaaacaagggaatacatttcaagttcagcaatcaggcacccacctggataacaagggaatacattttcaagtttcggtaatcaggcgcccacctggataacaagggaatacatttcgagttttggtaatcaggcacccacctggagaataagggagtacatttcaagttttggtaatcaggcgcccacctggagaacaagggaatacatttcaaatccagtaatcaggcacccacctggagaacaatggagtacaattcaagttttagatttcaagttcttattgatatttggtaatatgattcggGTTAACACTTACATATGCGCCCagcaccaaactagggcagaagttttctttgtttttatctattttgtggaaatcaggcgcccacttggagaacaagggaatacattttcaagtttcagcaatcagacgccaacctggagaacaagggaatacattttcaaatttcagcaatcaggcgcccacctagataacaagggagtacaattaaagttttagctttcaagttcttagtgATATTTAGTAATATGTCAAATTTGGGtataaattttctttattttgtttattttgtggcaatcaggcgcccacctggagaataagggaatacatttcaagatcagcaatcaggcgcccacctggaaaataagggagtatagttcaaacttcagtttcaagttcttattaatatttggtaacatgccaaactggggcagaagttttctttgtttttgtctattttgtggaaatcaggcgcccacctggagaacaagggaatacgtttcaagttcagcaatcaggagcccacctggagaacgagggaagtcatttcagaattcaattcaagttagaagcaGCAGAAGCTCgcagcaagaatgcgagtcaacagtccgagatgatcaacagaagtaatTTCAAtctgagagagaaaaaaagaaacaagaaagaaacaaaaagaaaaagaaaaaagaagtgaatccaaaatgcagaagctgaGACAAGAGGTCACAAGCATGGTGTGTCTAAAGAAGAATGAACTatcacctgcaactagcaagcatcaaggttcaaatctaaagtctgcatgaagaaccattcaagactcaagttcaagcttcagaagacttatagataggaattttgtaactcatagttgacaggtttagttagtctttttcatttttgattttgatgtaataacaggaccgctgaccggaacctcgacgaaatggcacctcgatcggctctccacctcgatatactccatcatctcactcacctctgaactacacgtggcctgattcctttatagccaaggatatgtaggcagctcagatactagggctcggtcacattcccctctctcttagttttagtctctccaaataagggtcgggtcaaaaacctgtctaatcattctttgtctgaaaactcttcgcgtttccagtcaaagaggggcaattGTAGACATGCGACTTTTGACCCCCccccccaagatttttcatattttagcacgtaaatatttaatttaggcctaatatagctatttcaactcatttttactcttttactttattttactacaagaaaatgaaaattacagaaaatatttttattttatgtatcttccataaagtaaaaaaatatacaaaaaatagtaccttaattttatctttatataatcttgaaaaaatacaatatatatatatatatatataatagtttcatgttttaatatagtttagtttaattaattagaatttatttttgcatcatgtcgtatagttatcttatattaaggggatttagctatggttttaattaataatttttggagtcttcttagcccaaaattgaaacaaaaaaagatatggtccaacccaattacccttagcccattcttcccaacccattagcccacttaagtgcaagatttaatcctagccatctattttcTTCTAATCCAATGGTCATCATCTCTCTTACcttcatataaaatacccaattgtagAAACCTTACCCAAAAAGTTTTCAATTCTTAGCTCTAGCTCAACACTCAAAATGAAAGCTCCATCTGTGACTCCATCTCAGAAGCAACGATCAGaccccaattcccaaaaagaaaaGGGCTACAACCTAACACATCTCTCTGGTTTTTTGGAAATTCACCAGCAGCCATAGAAAAGACTGCTTCATCTATCATCTCCAAACGACCTTCATCTCTACCCCAGAAGGAAAACACCATAGTAATAGCTAAAAATACAGAGTTAGATCTGGAAAAAGCCGAAAACATGAAGAAAACTTAGGATCTTCAAAGATTTAAAGAACACTGATTTcaaaaactcaatttctcttctTGCTGGATTTTCACAAGCTGTAGAGGTTGTTGAGGATTTCCTTGTTGCTGGTTTAGTTTGGTCGAGTTGCTCGTCGAATTTGTGTCTTTCTAATGTAGAAGTTTTCATATATAAAAGGTATGTTTCTCTTCTTTGATTAGCTTGGTCCTGTGCCTTCTATTTTTTAGCCTTCTGCTTTATTGGTTTTGTCAGTCAGTGTTTAATGCCTGAATTGTCCTCTCTCGCATGTTTTGAAATCTTACAAATAATTATATCTTTTCCTTCAAATTTTCCGTTATTTGGTAGAAGGACTTTATGATTCATTAGATTTTGTCATGGAAGATGCCTCTGTCTTTTATATTAATGGTATAGTAATTGTAAATTTTGCAACAGTATATTGCATTTGCTTCCCATGTTTGTTGGATATTTAACCTTtttgtgaaaaaaaaaatctcGTGAGCagtagaaaaataaaatattactaGTTTTAAATTTGGGCAAGTATACAAGGTTTTGGAGTAAATTATATTGTTCACCCCTGGCCTCAcaacaatctcaaagattaggaaaataatttagatgcgctagttgctttaggtgcgttttaataaaattaccataGCTACggatacggttcccgtgacgtagttatgATACGTaatcctaaattcgggtgtgcatttcatgtgacccaaatccaaatctcaacaatgttaaatagaatgtgtcatggaccgcgggtgcatttcgtgtggcgtggtccaaagacgtgttttagataatgttgaatcttcctaaaaataatttaaaagcggttaaaagttaaaatttacacataggttcataattgtttaaatcggataaataagctgaatataacagttgagcgaccgtgctagaaccacgaaactcgggaatgcctaacatcttctcccgggttaatagaattccttacccggatttcttgtttgcggactgtaatacaaagtcaatcttttcctcgattcgggatttgaaccggtgacttgggacaccataaaattatcctaagtggcgactctaaatttaataaataaataatctcattttgattgtcactttaagttgaaaaaaactccccttatatcccttccgggggtgtaagtaaaaaaaggaggtgtgacaggcttGACTGAGGCAGCCATCAATGTTGTTGTGATGAGGGAGGCCAGTATCAAGGATCCCAAACCCCTGGTGCTCAAAGGTGTTCGTAACACACAAGAAGTGGAGAATTTCctttggcacttggagaactacttcaAGCACGGAAAAGTGAGGGATGATGAGGCCAAGATCAACACTGTTGTGTTGTACCTCTTAGAGGTTGTCACGCTGTGGTGGCGTCAAAAGTGTACCGACATGGAGAGTGGACTATGCAAGATTGAGACATGGGAGCAGTTCACGAAAGAGTTGAAGAAGCAATTTTACCTAGTGAATGTGGTGTACGAGGCTAGGAGAAAGCCAAAGGAGCTCCTACATATGGCCACAATTTGCGAGTACGTGCACGAGCTCACTACCTTGATGCTGCAAATACCCGCATTTCCGAGGAGGATTCCCTTTTCTACTTCATGGTGCGGGTTGCAAAATTGGGTAAAAGTAGAATTTAAGAAGACATCAAGTAGCCAACATTGACGAGGCCATAATGGTAGTCGAGTCACTCGTTGACTTCAAGATGGAGTCTGCTAAGTCCAAAGAGGGCAACATTAGGAGGTATCACTGAGGCACGGGAGGGCAATGGTAGGGGTGTAAGGCCCTGTGAAATTTTGACTCAAAAACCCGAAAGCTCGTAGTGCTAaattaggaatatgtgttagaaatttgTAAAATTCAAGCTCGCCGCGATTCGGACCCTTCGGATTTGATCGGttcattaaaaagttaaggaataatgTTTTCCAAAAAGGTGcatttctttggtccattatgcgatcgcataatagcTATGTGGACCGCATAGTCGCCGTAGAGTCGgacagtttgatggttaattttgaggtcaactatgtggCCAATTATgggatcgcataatcaatatgcaggccacatagtcatcgcataatccccttggaattttcGCGAGGGGCAGTTCTGCAGTTTATTATACaaccgcagaacaggtatgcggaccgcatttccatCGTATACCCGGGCAATTTGTTCAGGTTTCTAGGGCCATTTTTGCAGTCCCTTTTGTGGGATGCATGtccatatgcgatcgcatattgtgtcggggctcctattttctaacttttaaaacctgaccccatcccattaaaaacatCCCATTAGACCGCTTTTATGC
This region includes:
- the LOC138875751 gene encoding uncharacterized protein, which encodes MREASIKDPKPLVLKGVRNTQEVENFLWHLENYFKHGKVRDDEAKINTVVLYLLEVVTLWWRQKCTDMESGLCKIETWEQFTKELKKQFYLVNVVYEARRKPKELLHMATICEYVHELTTLMLQIPAFPRRIPFSTSWCGLQNWVKVEFKKTSSSQH